In the Flavobacteriales bacterium genome, AACAGTAACGGATAACAACGGTAATGTTTCGACAACAACTGCTGTAATCACTGTTGAAGATAACGTTGCCCCGGTTGCACTAGCAAACAACATCACAGTTCAATTAGACGCTAACGGTCAAGCAAGTATTACTGCTTCTGACATTGATAATGGATCTAATGATGTATGTGGTATTGCAAGCTTAGAAGCTAACAACGCTTTCGATTGTTCAAATGTTGGCGACAATACAGTTACATTGACAGTAACAGATAACAATGGTAACGTATCAACGGAAACGGCAATAGTAACAGTTCAAGATGTAACTGCACCAGTTGTTGTTTGTAGCCAGGATATCATAGTTGAAAATGATTCATCATTCTGTGGTGCAGTTGTAACATATGTTGCGACATCAACAGATAATTGCAGCTCAATATTGACTTACACACATTTAAGTGGAGATTATTATCCTGTAGGGCTAACAACTGTAACTGTTACAGCAACAGATCCATCAGGAAATACGGACGTGTGTTCATTCAATATTACAGTGCTAGATACGGAGAATCCGACTGCGATATGTAAACCAGTTGTAATCACAGTTGATTCTACAGGAAGCGCTAGTATAATTGCTGATGATATAGATGGCGGAAGTACAGATAACTGTGCAATAGCATACATTGGAGCTTCTCAAACAGATTATCACTGCCCAGATTTTGGTATGCATGATATTACTCTAACAGTAACGGATATCTACGATAATTCAAGTACGTGTGAGACCACTGTTACTTTGTTAAAAGGTGACTACAATATCCTTAGCTGTCCTGTATACGCTTGTAGTACGTGTAAAGATGGAGAAGCGGAGATGTGTAGCGAAAAGAATATTAAGGGAATGGGTGGCGCACCAGATCAGGTTGTTTGGGAAACTAAATGTGTTAAAGCGAAAGATCTTGATAAAAGGCTAAACGCAGGCTGGGTAGAAGGTGCTTGCTTTGGTCAGCCTAGTGGTGTGTTGTTTTGCAACTCAGGAGGAATGGGTGACCCAGATGTAGAATGTGTTAAGTGGAAAGATGCAGAGGATAATCTAGAGGATAAAGATATGTCCTTAGGGCAATGTGAGCCAGCAAATGATTGTGGGTGTAAAAAAGGTCTTGTAGAACTAGTACTTAGATACAATTATGGTTCGGGTCACAATATTACTATTGATAAGGGGGATATAGTAGACAATGAAAACTCAACCTACACCATAACTAATATCTCTGGTAAGGGCGGAAAACTAGATAAGAAAATAAAGCTGATTGGGTTAAATGGGGTTGAAAGTGCATTAACTACTGATTG is a window encoding:
- a CDS encoding HYR domain-containing protein — its product is TVTDNNGNVSTTTAVITVEDNVAPVALANNITVQLDANGQASITASDIDNGSNDVCGIASLEANNAFDCSNVGDNTVTLTVTDNNGNVSTETAIVTVQDVTAPVVVCSQDIIVENDSSFCGAVVTYVATSTDNCSSILTYTHLSGDYYPVGLTTVTVTATDPSGNTDVCSFNITVLDTENPTAICKPVVITVDSTGSASIIADDIDGGSTDNCAIAYIGASQTDYHCPDFGMHDITLTVTDIYDNSSTCETTVTLLKGDYNILSCPVYACSTCKDGEAEMCSEKNIKGMGGAPDQVVWETKCVKAKDLDKRLNAGWVEGACFGQPSGVLFCNSGGMGDPDVECVKWKDAEDNLEDKDMSLGQCEPANDCGCKKGLVELVLRYNYGSGHNITIDKGDIVDNENSTYTITNISGKGGKLDKKIKLIGLNGVESALTTDCSKPVNPGSMFGEFTVVSYIDKSGNSCPGEYIDIPVDETCDCVMGLAELVVSHINGPFENVTTNGGTIVDNEDGTYTIEGKGKKGLPKDLIINDGFGSTAINTSCKEPLVIGEMLGSFTLVSFVDKNGNECSLGGFVKSIDATEKTKTTAAIEEGVMSAYPNPTYDLVTIKTDISSPSGVMFIYSITGTLMLTINNPRTIEVIDMSDMASGLYKVVYMSGEDVRTVSVIRL